In the Engystomops pustulosus chromosome 2, aEngPut4.maternal, whole genome shotgun sequence genome, one interval contains:
- the CDKN1A gene encoding cyclin-dependent kinase inhibitor 1, which produces MFNARAILRANGSTEKVCRNLFGETDHEQIKKDFKELMSTTLEEAKRTWNFDFETDTPLEGNFVWERVDGQQEETREEDGDKASKLVPLQELESKESISCKRKQTVITDYYQVKRRCSPLPSPCQCSP; this is translated from the exons ATGTTTAATGCAAGGGCCATTTTACGGGCTAATGGCAGCACTGAAAAGGTGTGCCGGAACCTTTTTGGAGAAACAGATCATGAACAAATTAAAAAGGACTTTAAAGAACTAATGAGCACTACTTTGGAAGAAGCAAAACGAACATGGAACTTTGACTTTGAGACTGACACACCACTGGAGGGGAATTTTGTGTGGGAAAGAGTGGATGGCCAACAAGAGGAGACTAGAGAAGAGGACGGTGACAAGGCATCCAAACTTGTACCCCTCCAGGAACTTGAGAGCAAAGAATCAATTTCTTGCAAGAGAAAGCAAACAGTTATTACTG ATTACTATCAAGTAAAACGTCGCTGTTCTCCACTTCCTTCACCATGTCAATGTAGCCCATGA